The Mastacembelus armatus chromosome 9, fMasArm1.2, whole genome shotgun sequence genome contains a region encoding:
- the nudt18 gene encoding 8-oxo-dGDP phosphatase NUDT18 → MTCCDHMEVTEEVEEQVERLLSGQGSEVSGCDVALEQSKPATLRKNVTYIVCAVIFNDKEEVLMVQEAKQDCYKQWYLPAGRMEVGESLEEALKREVKEEAGFECEPITLLLIQEKGPQWIRFIFLAEVTGGTLKDLSAADQESLQASWWDRQSILPLRGLDILRLIDCGLKYRHNPWHPVTLPIDLSCRHVLQRLVLVFTSAEQQVWILLVKAPVLHLPIAAAVKTHAVTWAANMVVQEAMPSSYYDHDVNTLGVFSLQHNGRQHGKTDGVCFNTLVALVPDHVQRNEDGEKVECTATGRPPAVENPRYIWYEVQKGTLREKLLEKTKNISVLPIHSLY, encoded by the exons ATGACGTGCTGTGACC ACATGGAGGTGacggaggaggtggaggagcaggtGGAGAGGCTGCTGAGTggtcaggggtcagaggtcagcggGTGCGATGTGGCCCTGGAGCAGAGCAAACCGGCAACTCTGAGGAAGAACGTCACCTACATCGTCTGTGCCGTGATCTTTAATGACAAG GAGGAGGTGCTGATGGTGCAGGAGGCGAAGCAGGACTGTTACAAACAGTGGTACCTTCCTGCAGGGAGGATGGAAGTGGGGGAGAGCCTGGAGGAGGCGCTGAAGAGGGAG gtgaAGGAGGAGGCGGGGTTTGAGTGTGAGCCAATCACCTTGCTCCTGATTCAGGAAAAGGGACCACAGTGGATCCGCTTCATTTTCCTGGCTGAagtcacag gtgggACTCTGAAGGATCTGTCAGCAGCAGATCAGGAGTCTCTTCAGGCCTCCTGGTGGGACAGACAGTCCATCCTCCCTCTGAGAGGACTGGACATCCTCCGTCTCATCGACTGTGGACTCAA GTACCGTCATAATCCCTGGCATCCTGTCACACTACCCATAGACCTGAGCTGCCGTCATGTGCTGCAGAGACTCGTCCTGGTCTTCACCAGCGCCGAGCAGCAGGTCTGGATCCTGCTCGTCAAAG CTCCAGTGCTCCACCTCCCCATAGCAGCAGCGGTGAAGACCCACGCGGTGACCTGGGCGGCCAACATGGTGGTGCAGGAGGCCATGCCGTCATCCTACTACGACCACGACGTCAACACGCTGGGCGTCTTCAGCCTGCAGCACAACGGTCGGCAGCACGGGAAGACGGACGGCGTGTGCTTCAACACGCTGGTGGCTCTGGTGCCCGACCACGTCCAACGCAACGAGGACGGCGAGAAGGTGGAGTGCACGGCGACGGGACGGCCCCCGGCTGTAGAAAACCCTCGGTACATCTGGTATGAGGTCCAGAAAGGAACACTGAGAGAGAAACTGCtggaaaagaccaaaaacatcTCCGTCCTCCCCATCCACAGCCTGTACTGA
- the sdhaf1 gene encoding succinate dehydrogenase assembly factor 1, mitochondrial produces the protein MLRHSKLQRQVLALYRQFLRAGRDKPGFIPRIRDEFRENARIKKTDVMHIEYLYRRGQRQLEQLKDVNTKQLGSFSKPRDQS, from the coding sequence ATGCTGCGGCACAGCAAGCTGCAGAGGCAGGTCCTGGCTCTGTACCGGCAGTTCCTTCGAGCCGGTCGGGACAAACCGGGCTTCATTCCCAGAATCCGGGACGAGTTCAGAGAGAACGCCCGCATCAAGAAGACGGACGTGATGCACATCGAGTATCTGTACCGGCGAGGACAGAGGCAGCTGGAGCAGCTGAAGGACGTCAACACCAAACAGCTGGGCTCTTTCTCCAAACCCAGAGACCAGAGCTGA
- the LOC113138609 gene encoding LOW QUALITY PROTEIN: DNA excision repair protein ERCC-6-like (The sequence of the model RefSeq protein was modified relative to this genomic sequence to represent the inferred CDS: inserted 4 bases in 2 codons): protein MNLLQLSETTVKSFSNQLCQTLGHCVLVFDIKQIHIIACPNKDRQDRPRTGRTHRPPAHYGHVWDFKTVLLTGTPVQNNLKEMWALXDFACQGMLLGTAKTFKTEYENPITRAREKDATPGEKALGSRMSENLMTIIKPYFLRRTKSEVQKTKKKRYTSXSKEDDSQVQDDPKGSGVVMPKLSRKNDLIVWTYLSPVQEDIYRQFISLDHIKELLLTTKSPLAELSILKKLCDHPRLLSAKAIAKLGLEEGIGEDQQNDDMDTETHSIANVPDDTLISESGKLVFLSTLLERLRQEGHRTLVFAHYRKVLDIIERILGNRGFKVLRLDGTITQIAERERLISLFQKDERYSVFLLTTQVGGVGITLTAADRVVIYDPSWNPATDAQAVDRAYRIGQAKNVVIYRLVTCGTVEEKIYRRQVFKDSLIRQNTGDKKNPFRYFSKQELKELFTLEDTRCSSTQLQLQALHSRHRRTDPELDEHISHLHTMEMFGISDHDLVFSLDVHNDEALEDQQEHQYIEGRVQKAQELMKAESELQMQLAESTAFSTEPAWLRQPMDNRESPQEKKQTNPRPSPSYPQHDHNLKGSPVVLELDHLGSDSSSKDRLERRKSFRLKIQWKSLRKSSQLLVLSLVIETDS, encoded by the exons ATGAACCTTCTCCAGCTCTCAGAGACCACAGTAAAGTCTTTCTCCAATCAACTGTGTCAGACTCTGGGACACTGTGTCCTGGTGtttgatataaaacaaatacacattattGCATGTCCCAACAAAGACAGACAAG ACAGACCCCGCACTGGAAGAACACATCGTCCACCTGCACATTATGGACATGTTTGGGATTTCAAGACAGTTCTTCTCACAGGAACCCCAGTCCAGAACAACCTGAAAGAAATGTGGGCACT TGACTTTGCTTGTCAAGGCATGCTCCTCGGCACAgctaaaacattcaaaacagaGTATGAAAACCCCATCACTCGTGCCAGGGAGAAGGATGCCACTCCAGGGGAAAAGGCTCTGGGTTCCCGGATGTCTGAGAATCTCATGACCATAATAAAACCCTACTTCCTCCGCAGGACAAAGTCCGAAGTgcaaaaaacgaaaaaaaaacgGTACACATC AAGCAAAGAGGACGACAGCCAAGTCCAAGATGACCCAAAGGGCTCCGGAGTAGTCATGCCCAAGCTGAGCAGAAAGAACGACCTGATTGTCTGGACCTATCTGAGTCCTGTTCAGGAGGACATATACAGACAGTTCATTTCACTGGACCACATCAAGGAACTGTTGTTGACCACCAAATCACCTCTGGCTGAATTAAGCATTCTGAAAAAGCTGTGTGACCACCCTAGGCTGCTCTCTGCTAAAGCTATAGCTAAATTAGGCTTAGAGGAAGGTATCGGTGAAGACCAGCAGAACGATGACATGGACACCGAAACCCACAGCATCGCCAATGTTCCTGATGACACCTTGATATCGGAGTCCGGCAAACTGGTTTTTTTGTCCACACTTCTTGAAAGACTCAGACAAGAAGGCCACCGCACACTCGTCTTTGCTCATTACAGGAAAGTTCTGGACATCATTGAACGCATCCTGGGCAACAGAGGCTTCAAAGTCCTGAGACTGGATGGAACAATTACACAGattgcagagagagagaggctcaTCTCTTTGTTCCAGAAAGACGAGCGTTACTCTGTCTTCCTGCTGACGACCCAGGTCGGTGGAGTTGGCATCACTTTGACAGCAGCAGACCGAGTGGTCATCTACGACCCCAGCTGGAACCCAGCAACGGACGCTCAGGCTGTAGACAGGGCGTATCGCATCGGCCAGGCTAAAAACGTGGTCATCTACAGGCTGGTGACCTGTGGCACGGTGGAGGAGAAGATCTACAGACGCCAGGTCTTCAAAGACTCCCTCATCAGGCAGAACACTGGAGACAAGAAGAACCCGTTTCG GTACTTCAGCAAGCAGGAGCTGAAGGAGCTGTTCACCCTGGAGGACACTCGGTGCTCGtccacacagctgcagctccaggcCCTCCACTCCAGACACCGACGGACAGACCCCGAACTGGATGAACACATCTCCCACCTGCACACTATGGAGATGTTTGGGATCTCTGACCACGACCTGGTGTTTTCCCTGGATGTCCACAACGATGAGGCCCTGGAGGACCAGCAGGAGCACCAGTACATCGAAGGGCGGGTCCAAAAGGCTCAGGAGTTGATGAAGGCAGAGTCAGAGTTGCAGATGCAGCTGGCAGAGAGCACGGCTTTCAGCACAGAACCAGCCTGGCTAAGACAACCGATGGACAACAGAGAGAGCCCTCAggagaagaaacagacaaacccAAGACCTAGTCCTTCATATCCGCAGCATGACCACAACTTAAAGGGCTCACCTGTTGTGTTGGAGTTGGACCATTTGGGTTCTGACAGCAGCTCAAAAGACCGACTTGAAAGAAGGAAGAGCTTCAGACTGAAGATTCAGTGGAAGAGCTTGAGAAAAAGCTCTCAGCTGCTGGTTCTGTCTTTGGTGATAGAGACAGACAGTTAA
- the ercc6l gene encoding DNA excision repair protein ERCC-6-like, translated as MEAFFEDATVSEVSAQLAKSLSMDTDQSMETHHRLIQDGKATARQGDLPKALEFFKLAYDIHQSEKLKSRIQKIEAYIAQDDLQDEGDEFINVNDSGLLLFKDLHDKLYNYQRNGVAFLYSLYRDGLKGGILADDMGLGKTIQVISFLSGMYDNELIKHTLLVMPTSLITNWTKEFANWTPGMRVKNFHGENKERTRNLEKVQRAGGVIITTYNMIVNNWQQLSSYHGREFTWDYMILDEAHKIKSTTTKTAKSVYAIPSKNRVLLTGTPVQNNLKEMWALFDFACQGMLLGTAKTFKTEYENPITRAREKDATPGEKALGSRMSENLMTIIKPYFLRRTKSEVQKTKKNGTHPSKEDDSQVQDDPKGSGVVMPKLSRKNDLIVWTYLSPVQEDIYRQFISLDHIKELLLTTKSPLAELSILKKLCDHPRLLSAKAIAKLGLEEGIGEDQQNDDMDTETHSIANVPDDTLISESGKLVFLSTLLERLRQEGHRTLVFAHYRKVLDIIERILGNRGFKVLRLDGTITQIAERERLISLFQKDERYSVFLLTTQVGGVGITLTAADRVVIYDPSWNPATDAQAVDRAYRIGQAKNVVIYRLVTCGTVEEKIYRRQVFKDSLIRQNTGDKKNPFRYFSKQELKELFTLEDTRCSSTQLQLQALHSRHRRTDPELDEHISHLHTMEMFGISDHDLMFSLDVHNDEALEDQQEHQYIEGRVQKAQELMKAESELQMQLAESTAFSTEPAWLRQPMDNRESPQEKKQTNPRPSPSYPQHDHNLKGSPVVLELDHLGSDRDTQQNLSKEVIDLTADESLREEEPDVDLLEQQNLDSPQPQLTNQGRSYVETAEDFPQQVVEESLVMEEAAEEAAEEAAEEAAEEAAEEACVTTSDDYDQQLNGTSHSKNHDSMTDLSQSHITTPQNKRLFLLQASDLSFKADTSSRLSAGFESLEGNFNLQLEDSEVFSDHDVQDQPETEAEERKLLSQLQVEGSFDIDKSLSEPQHGGAAGPSSDHASEMDESTDDSIVVTRKKKAAVIYDSDDDDDERQQFMHGQLHNSFELLGVSTPKSVPSTPLRSRRSIGGNTSVASHWSHLLSSIEDMEDCNKDMEQEEEGDEDDLDLEEKVGETLNTEGEEEVEEDEGEEEVEEQHLKSGEEMSFNLEESTSELELLSSERMDQCTVDESESYDSLVSRGRKCYSKGKLVDALSFFLRAIDIKPGDPEIQLMTIQLYRQLSQRR; from the exons ATGGAGGCCTTTTTTGAGGACGCCACAGTGTCTGAAGTTTCCGCGCAGCTGGCGAA GTCTTTGTCCATGGACACAGACCAGAGCATGGAGACACATCACAG ACTCATTCAGGATGGCAAAGCCACTGCCAGACAAGGGGACTTGCCCAAAGCGCTGGAGTTCTTTAAATTGGCGTACGACATCCACCAGAGTGAAAAACTCAAAAGCAGGATACAGAAAATTGAAGCATATATTGCTCAGGATGACTTGCAGGATGAAGGTGACGAGTTTATCAATGTGAACGATAGTGGTTTGCTGCTCTTTAAAGACTTGCATGACAAGCTTTACAACTACCAGAGAAATGGAGTGGCCTTCTTGTACAGTCTCTACAGAGATGGTCTTAAAGGTGGAATCCTGGCAGACGACATGGGTCTTGGCAAAACCATCCAGGTGATATCATTCCTGTCTGGTATGTACGATAATGAGCtgattaaacacacactgctggtcATGCCCACTTCACTCATCACAAACTGGACCAAAGAGTTTGCCAATTGGACTCCTGGCATGAGGGTCAAGAACTTTCATGGTGAAAACAAAGAGAGGACCAGGAATTTGGAGAAAGTTCAGAGGGCAGGTGGAGTCATCATCACCACCTACAATATGATTGTGAACAACTGGCAGCAGTTGTCATCGTACCATGGCAGAGAGTTCACGTGGGACTATATGATTCTGGATGAGGCACACAAGATAAAATCCACAACCACTAAAACAGCTAAAAGTGTCTATGCCATACCTTCTAAAAACAGAGTTCTTCTCACAGGAACCCCAGTCCAGAACAACCTGAAAGAAATGTGGGCACTCTTTGACTTTGCTTGTCAAGGCATGCTCCTCGGCACAgctaaaacattcaaaacagaGTATGAAAACCCCATCACTCGTGCCAGGGAGAAGGATGCCACTCCAGGGGAAAAGGCTCTGGGTTCCCGGATGTCTGAGAATCTCATGACCATAATAAAACCCTACTTCCTCCGCAGGACAAAGTCCGAAGTgcaaaaaacgaaaaaaaacgGTACACATCCAAGCAAAGAGGACGACAGCCAAGTCCAAGATGACCCAAAGGGCTCCGGAGTAGTCATGCCCAAGCTGAGCAGAAAGAACGACCTGATTGTCTGGACCTATCTGAGTCCTGTTCAGGAGGACATATACAGACAGTTCATTTCACTGGACCACATCAAGGAACTGTTGTTGACCACCAAATCACCTCTGGCTGAATTAAGCATTCTGAAAAAGCTGTGTGACCACCCTAGGCTGCTCTCTGCTAAAGCTATAGCTAAATTAGGCTTAGAGGAAGGTATCGGTGAAGACCAGCAGAACGATGACATGGACACCGAAACCCACAGCATCGCCAATGTTCCTGATGACACCTTGATATCGGAGTCCGGCAAACTGGTTTTTTTGTCCACACTTCTTGAAAGACTCAGACAAGAAGGCCACCGCACACTCGTCTTTGCTCATTACAGGAAAGTTCTGGACATCATTGAACGCATCCTGGGCAACAGAGGCTTCAAAGTCCTGAGACTGGATGGAACAATTACACAGattgcagagagagagaggctcaTCTCTTTGTTCCAGAAAGACGAGCGTTACTCTGTCTTCCTGCTGACGACCCAGGTCGGTGGAGTTGGCATCACTTTGACAGCAGCAGACCGAGTGGTCATCTACGACCCCAGCTGGAACCCAGCAACGGACGCTCAGGCTGTAGACAGGGCGTATCGCATCGGCCAGGCTAAAAACGTGGTCATCTACAGGCTGGTGACCTGTGGCACGGTGGAGGAGAAGATCTACAGACGCCAGGTCTTCAAAGACTCCCTCATCAGGCAGAACACTGGAGACAAGAAGAACCCGTTTCG GTACTTCAGCAAGCAGGAGCTGAAGGAGCTGTTCACCCTGGAGGACACTCGGTGCTCGtccacacagctgcagctccaggcCCTCCACTCCAGACACCGACGGACAGACCCCGAACTGGATGAACACATCTCCCACCTGCACACTATGGAGATGTTTGGAATCTCTGACCACGACCTGATGTTTTCCCTGGATGTCCACAACGATGAGGCCCTGGAGGACCAGCAGGAGCACCAGTACATCGAAGGGCGGGTCCAAAAGGCTCAGGAGTTGATGAAGGCAGAGTCAGAGTTGCAGATGCAGCTGGCAGAGAGCACGGCTTTCAGCACAGAACCAGCCTGGCTAAGACAACCGATGGACAACAGAGAGAGCCCTCAggagaagaaacagacaaacccAAGACCTAGTCCTTCATATCCACAGCATGACCACAACTTAAAGGGCTCACCTGTTGTGTTGGAGTTGGACCATTTGGGTTCTGACAGGGATACCCAACAAAATCTGAGTAAGGAAGTTATTGATCTAACTGCAGATGAGAGTTTGAGGGAGGAAGAGCCTGATGTTGACCTGCTTGAACAGCAGAACCTGGATTCTCCACAACCCCAACTTACCAATCAGGGGAGGAGTTATGTGGAGACAGCAGAGGACTTTCCTCAGCAGGTGGTTGAGGAGTCTTTGGTGATGGAGGAGGCTGCGGAGGAGGCTGCGGAGGAGGCTGCGGAGGAGGCTGCGGAGGAGGCTGCGGAGGAGGCT TGTGTTACAACATCTGACGACTATGACCAACAGCTAAACGGCACTTCGCACTCAAAAAACCACGACTCAATGACCGACTTGAGTCAGTCTCATATCACAACCCCCCAGAACAAAAGACTGTTTCTCTTGCAAGCATCCGACTTGAGTTTCAAAGCAGACACATCATCCAGACTCAGTGCTGGGTTTGAATCCTTGGAAGGCAACTTCAACTTGCAGCTGGAGGACAGCGAGGTGTTCTCAGACCACGATGTTCAGGATCAACCAGAGACTGAAGCTGAGGAGAGGAAGctgctgtcacagctgcaggTGGAGGGGAGTTTTGACATAGATAAATCTCTTTCTGAGCCTCAAcatggaggagcagctggacCCAGTAGCGATCATGCCTCTGAAATGGACGAGTCAACGGATGATTCCATTGTCGTTACCAGGaagaaaaaagctgcagtgatttatgacagtgatgatgatgatgatgagaggCAGCAGTTTATGCATGGTCAACTTCACAACTCTTTTGAGCTGCTTGGAGTCTCCACGCCTAAATCAGTGCCCTCGACCCCTCTCCGGTCAAGAAGGAGCATTGGAGGAAACACTTCTGTGGCGTCGCACTGGTCCCATCTCCTTTCCAGCATTGAAGACATGGAGGACTGCAACAAGGATATGGAACAGGAGGAAGAAGGTGATGAAGATGATCTTGACCTGGAGGAGAAAGTTGGAGAGACATTAAACAcagaaggggaggaggaggtagaAGAAGACGAGGGTGAGGAAGAAGTGGAGGAGCAGCACTTAAAGTCAGGAGAGGAAATGAGCTTCAACCTCGAGGAATCGACCAGTGAACTCGAACTTCTTTCCTCTGAGAGAATGGATCAGTGCACCGTGGATGAGTCTGAGAGCTACGACTCACTGGTCAGCAGAGGGAGGAAGTGCTACAGCAAAGGGAAGCTGGTCGATGCCCTGAGCTTCTTCCTGAGAGCTATTGACATCAAACCTGGAGATCCTGAAATTCAGCTCATGACCATCCAGCTGTATCGGCAGCTGAGTCAGAGACGTTAG